A region of Paenibacillus sp. 37 DNA encodes the following proteins:
- a CDS encoding prohibitin family protein — protein MKNSKTFRVGAIAVALVIIVGVLMVTFFLTRIPNGYVGVVYSPNGGVKDSTLSQGWKLVGAFDKVTKYPIRIQTVEYRDIQIATSDGKNITIDFAYNYQVEPSKVSSIFNTFGPISIQEIEDTYLKTRFRDAARKGISKFTVIDVYGEKSSEAGVDVQQRFSDDVKELGFIVSNVTVGVPQPDAKTQEAIDKRVEASQELERKTTELEIAKKEAERKRVEAQGNADKLLIEAEGQAKANKELQQSLSSQLVEYETIKKWDGALPYVSGSNTPMIQLPTTKTEQNSGAGSVSP, from the coding sequence ATGAAAAATTCAAAGACGTTTAGAGTCGGGGCCATTGCGGTTGCATTGGTTATTATTGTTGGAGTGTTAATGGTGACCTTCTTTTTAACACGAATTCCTAATGGTTATGTTGGGGTCGTGTATTCACCCAATGGAGGGGTAAAAGATAGCACACTGAGTCAAGGGTGGAAACTGGTTGGAGCGTTCGATAAAGTAACCAAATATCCGATCCGAATTCAAACGGTGGAATACAGAGATATTCAAATTGCTACATCTGACGGGAAAAACATCACAATCGATTTTGCTTACAACTACCAAGTAGAACCAAGTAAAGTATCTTCTATTTTCAACACATTTGGGCCAATTAGCATTCAAGAAATTGAGGATACATATCTCAAAACACGTTTCCGTGATGCAGCTCGTAAAGGTATTTCCAAGTTTACAGTCATTGATGTGTATGGTGAAAAGTCATCTGAAGCAGGCGTGGACGTGCAACAACGGTTTTCGGATGACGTTAAAGAGTTAGGTTTTATCGTATCCAACGTTACCGTAGGTGTTCCTCAACCTGACGCTAAGACTCAGGAAGCCATCGATAAACGTGTCGAAGCTTCTCAAGAACTGGAACGTAAAACGACTGAACTGGAGATCGCCAAGAAAGAAGCAGAACGCAAGCGCGTGGAAGCACAAGGTAATGCAGACAAACTATTGATCGAAGCAGAAGGTCAAGCAAAAGCCAATAAAGAGCTTCAACAATCCTTATCCAGCCAACTCGTTGAATATGAAACCATCAAGAAATGGGATGGAGCCCTTCCATATGTAAGTGGGTCCAATACGCCAATGATTCAATTACCGACTACAAAAACAGAGCAAAATAGCGGCGCAGGGAGCGTATCTCCCTAA
- the yaaA gene encoding peroxide stress protein YaaA, producing MRIIISPAKKMKIDTDLMAIAQMPQFINESEQLLSLLQKLSYDELKTLWKCNDAIAEQNVERIRNMNIKTNLTPAIYAYEGIQYQYMAPGVFQNEELAYLQQHLRILSGFYGILRPLDGVTPYRLEMQGKLQGPGFKSLYQFWGSKLADQLQSESNCILNLASKEYSKNITPFLKEETRMITCVFGQMVDGKLVEKATRAKMARGEMVRYMAERKITDVEDIKSFDRLGFVFSEEKSEESTYVFIYSEGQ from the coding sequence ATGAGAATTATCATATCACCAGCTAAAAAGATGAAGATCGACACCGATTTGATGGCTATCGCGCAGATGCCGCAATTTATAAACGAGTCAGAACAGCTATTGAGTCTGCTTCAAAAGTTATCCTATGACGAGCTCAAAACGTTGTGGAAGTGTAACGATGCAATCGCTGAACAGAACGTGGAGCGGATTCGGAATATGAATATAAAAACAAATCTTACGCCAGCTATCTATGCCTATGAGGGCATTCAGTATCAATATATGGCACCGGGTGTTTTTCAAAATGAGGAACTGGCGTATCTTCAGCAGCATTTACGCATACTATCCGGTTTTTATGGCATTTTACGGCCTTTGGATGGCGTTACGCCGTATCGGTTGGAGATGCAGGGTAAGCTGCAAGGTCCAGGTTTCAAATCGCTCTATCAATTCTGGGGCAGCAAGTTGGCGGATCAGCTTCAATCTGAAAGCAATTGTATTCTGAATTTGGCTTCCAAAGAGTATAGTAAGAACATCACGCCTTTCCTGAAGGAGGAAACCCGGATGATCACTTGTGTGTTCGGACAAATGGTCGATGGGAAACTTGTTGAAAAGGCAACCCGGGCCAAGATGGCCAGAGGTGAGATGGTACGATATATGGCTGAGCGGAAGATTACAGATGTGGAGGATATCAAAAGCTTTGATCGGTTAGGTTTTGTTTTCTCAGAAGAGAAATCGGAAGAGAGTACTTATGTATTTATATATTCAGAGGGACAGTAG
- a CDS encoding cell wall hydrolase: MLLGACALTLGLTVAAPSAGAQKLEQGVRSEHVLQLQEQLSDLGYFDAGMTGYYGSITKSAVRKFQQAQGLTADGVAGPATLNRLNKKAKAEGETLRQLAKLIHGEARGESFEGQVAVGAVVMNRVHSDAFPSSISKVIFQKGQFTAVDDGQFNTKPTATSYKAARKALNGVDPTNGALYYYNPKIATSVWSKSRPTLLTIGQHDFTR, from the coding sequence ATGCTTCTCGGTGCCTGCGCGTTGACGCTGGGATTGACCGTGGCAGCGCCTTCTGCGGGGGCACAGAAGCTGGAACAGGGCGTTCGTAGTGAACATGTGCTGCAATTGCAGGAGCAATTGAGCGACCTGGGGTATTTTGACGCCGGAATGACCGGTTATTACGGTTCGATCACCAAAAGCGCTGTCCGCAAGTTCCAGCAAGCGCAAGGACTCACTGCGGACGGAGTTGCAGGTCCGGCAACACTGAACAGACTGAACAAAAAGGCCAAAGCCGAAGGCGAGACACTGCGCCAGTTGGCGAAGCTGATCCATGGTGAAGCGCGCGGGGAGTCTTTTGAAGGACAAGTCGCTGTCGGAGCGGTTGTCATGAATCGGGTGCATTCGGATGCTTTCCCATCATCGATCTCGAAGGTCATCTTCCAGAAAGGGCAGTTCACGGCGGTTGACGATGGACAGTTTAATACCAAGCCGACGGCAACCTCTTATAAGGCAGCACGCAAAGCATTAAATGGTGTTGATCCAACGAATGGAGCGCTGTATTATTACAATCCGAAGATTGCCACTTCGGTATGGAGTAAGAGCAGGCCGACATTGCTGACCATTGGGCAGCATGATTTTACGAGATGA